From the genome of Sporomusa sphaeroides DSM 2875:
GTACTTATTAATTGTCAAGGCGTATGATAAGGGGCACGGAGGTGATTGTTTTTGCAATCAATATTAAATAAGCTCTTGGGTATTGGTCTTACAATTATTATAGCAATTCCGGCATGGTTCATAGGTGAGGCTTTTCCCATCATCGGTGGTCCTGTATTGGGTATTTTATTTGGCATGGTACTGGCCTTTGGGAAAAGGTCAGTCGTTTTTGATGAGGGGATCAAATATACCGCAAAAAAACTGCTGCAATACTCCATTATTCTTCTTGGTTTTGATATGAACCTGTACAATATTTTTAAAGTAGGAGGTCAGACGCTTGCTTTAATGGTGTTTACGCTGACAATTACATTTGGAACTGCTTTTGTTGCAGGAAAACTTCTGAAAATTGACCCCAAAACGAATATACTGATTGGAGTTGGTACCGCGATTTGCGGCGGTTCCGCAATTGCGGCAACAGCACCGGTGATTCGTGCCGACGCCGAGGAAGTTGCGCGCTCTATATCAACCATTTTTTTGTTCAATGTAATTGCAGCATTTCTATTTCCGTTGCTTGGGCATATTCTCGGCATGAGTGATCATACCTTCGGTTTATGGGCAGGCACTGCAATCAATGATACATCCTCCGTGGTTGCAGCCGGGTATGCCTTCAGCAATGAGGCCGGTAGCCTTGCCGTCATTGTGAAATTAACACGAACTCTGATGATTGTACCCATTACGCTGGTACTGGCTATTTATACGTCTCGAAACTCGCCAAAGCATCATGGAAACGACAAAAGCAATGAAAGCTATATTATGGGAAAAATATTTCCGTGGTTTGTGATCGGCTTCGTAGCTGCCTCTATCGTTAACACTTTTATCCCGATGCCACAGGGAATGGGGGCTTCCATTGCGCAGCTTGGAAAGTTTATTATTATCATGGCGATGGCTGCTATCGGGCTTAATATAAATGTAATAAAATTAGTAAAAAGCGGTACAAAGCCGATTTTGTTAGGATCAATTTGCTGGCTTGCATTATCGCTGGCTTCATTCAGTTTAATTTAATAAATTGTTATCCAGTGAAGCCAAATTGTCCGGTGGCAACTAAACAGGCTAATGCTAACCCATATTGGTTCAGCACTAGCCTGTTATTTTTATCTGGGAAAAATGTAATCTATTTTAGCGATACGAAAAAGGCACATTAGAATAGGCACCACAATTATTGGCACTAAGATAAGCTGCCATGCTGAAATATCGTCAACTTGGGGAACAAAAATGTGATACTCGCCTATAATCCAATACACAAAAGTCAAAAATGCAATACCGAGCAACCGGTAGTGCAAAGGCAGCTTTAAACCTATTACTAATACAATAATTACGCTGGTGATAAAAAGATAGAGGTAAAAAAATCCCTGGTGAAACTTCTCAGGATCCCCTGCCAAGGGAACCTGAAATTTAAATAGTTCTCCCCCTTGGTTTACCAAGAAAACGATTATATTATGGATAGAAGCATAGGTTAGATAAATAACGGTGAGTCTAAAAATTGAACA
Proteins encoded in this window:
- a CDS encoding YeiH family protein is translated as MQSILNKLLGIGLTIIIAIPAWFIGEAFPIIGGPVLGILFGMVLAFGKRSVVFDEGIKYTAKKLLQYSIILLGFDMNLYNIFKVGGQTLALMVFTLTITFGTAFVAGKLLKIDPKTNILIGVGTAICGGSAIAATAPVIRADAEEVARSISTIFLFNVIAAFLFPLLGHILGMSDHTFGLWAGTAINDTSSVVAAGYAFSNEAGSLAVIVKLTRTLMIVPITLVLAIYTSRNSPKHHGNDKSNESYIMGKIFPWFVIGFVAASIVNTFIPMPQGMGASIAQLGKFIIIMAMAAIGLNINVIKLVKSGTKPILLGSICWLALSLASFSLI